From the genome of Vicia villosa cultivar HV-30 ecotype Madison, WI linkage group LG2, Vvil1.0, whole genome shotgun sequence, one region includes:
- the LOC131649188 gene encoding uncharacterized protein LOC131649188, protein MRGCGSQAKKRALRKLICDARADVCVVQESKLHSLDFTFVNSLWSDSGTGWSAKWAEGRSGGIIIFWKMGVLEVVASFMGEGFLGIHAVWKGFSVFFVNVYASYIVDKKRVFWASLRGFQQRFPKGLWCMGEILIWCFDGMKEGIEGVMVGDRSVSDHCPIWLFGSYFDWGPKPFKFFKCWCDHKEFYQFVEASKLKVWNKEVFGVLDLDVDKAVSSLNALDLEVANVMSGGGMGGDNREARVVASKEVWESMLVREGVLRQKSRCNWIRLGDSNSRFFHSFMKGRFRRNNILSLDSDGGRLMKVEDIRREVFNHFKNCFTEPMLNRPVLDGAIFSVFSSEDRVMLEAPFLLEEFKSVVWLDDCEKSPGPDGFPLGFFKTCWEFVKDDVVNFVQDFYAHGVLSRDATASFLALIPKTVSPLSVDEFRPICFVGCLYRLISKILAGRLRLVIREADFEVSNDLY, encoded by the exons ATGAGAGGGTGTGGGAGTCAGGCTAAAAAGAGAGCTCTTCGGAAACTCATTTGTGATGCTAGGGCTGATGTTTGCGTTGTGCAGGAGTCTAAGCTTCACTCTTTGGATTTTACTTTTGTGAATTCTCTTTGGTCTGATTCTGGTACAGGTTGGAGTGCTAAATGGGCGGAAGGAAGGTCAGGTGGGATCATTATTTTCTGGAAAATGGGTGTTCTTGAGGTGGTGGCTAGCTTTATGGGGGAAGGTTTCTTGGGAATTCATGCTGTTTGGAAGGGGTTTTCGGTTTTCTTCGTAAATGTTTATGCTTCTTATATTGTCGATAAGAAGAGGGTTTTTTGGGCTTCTCTGAGAGGTTTTCAACAGAGGTTTCCGAAGGGATTATGGTGTATGGGGGAGATTTTAATATGGTGCTTCGACGGGATGAAAGAAGGG ATTGAAGGGGTGATGGTTGGTGATAGATCCGTTTCGGATCATTGTCCTATTTGGCTCTTTGGCTCTTATTTTgattggggtcctaaaccgttTAAGTTCTTTAAATGTTGGTGTGATCATAAGGAGTTTTATCAGTTTGTGGAGGCT TCCAAGCTTAAGGTGTGGAATAAAGAGGTTTTTGGGGTGCTTGATTTAGATGTTGATAAGGCGGTTAGTTCTTTAAATGCTCTTGATTTGGAGGTGGCAAATGTTATGAGTGGTGGCGGGATGGGTGGAGATAATAGGGAGGCTAGAGTGGTCGCTTCTAAGGAGGTGTGGGAGTCTATGCTTGTTAGAGAGGGTGTGTTGCGTCAAAAGTCGAGATGCAACTGGATTCGTCTTGGAGATTCTAATTCTAGATTCTTTCACTCTTTCATGAAAGGTAGATTTCGAAGGAATAATATTCTTAGTTTGGATTCTGATGGAGGGAGATTAATGAAGGTTGAGGATATTAGAAGGGAGGTGTTTAATCATTTCAAAAATTGCTTTACCGAACCTATGTTGAATAGGCCGGTTTTGGATGGAGCTATTTTTTCTGTTTTTAGTTCAGAGGATAGAGTTATGTTGGAAGCTCCTTTTCTTTTGGAGGAGTTTAAATCTGTTGTGTGGTTAGATGATTGTGAGAAGAGTCCAGGTCCTGATGGATTCCCTCTTGGCTTTTTCAAGACTTGTTGGGAGTTTGTTAAAGATGATGTGGTTAATTTTGTTCAGGATTTCTATGCGCATGGAGTTCTTTCTCGGGATGCTACGGCATCCTTTCTTGCTTTAATTCCAAAAACTGTTTCTCCTCTCTCGGTGGATGAGTTTCGCCCCATATGTTTTGTAGGTTGCTTATATCGCCTTATTTCTAAAATCCTAGCTGGAAGGTTGCGATTGGTGATAAGGGAAGCTGATTTCGAAGTCTCAAACGACCTTTATTGA